A window of the Acidobacteriota bacterium genome harbors these coding sequences:
- a CDS encoding molybdopterin cofactor-binding domain-containing protein, whose product MSSTPETAGQFAADLRFCLNGSDLVIESVDPTVLLVDWLRSPSVGLTGTKKSCAQGGCGACTVMLSRWDQPQERVEYLAINSCLRPLCSLDGMEITTTEGTGSCRSKLSPVQYRIAKENGSQCGFCTPGFVMNMHAFLATNQERNMGQKEIEDLFDGNLCRCTGYRAILYGMKHFASDWGPEDEAGCLHTVVDPAERVPHAQKVHTSFPRDLKRPPRAVHYSKNGYHWFRPITLEQVHAILAEHGSIAEVKLVGGNTSIGVYDRFVEDPHVLIDISQLDELRGIEVGEAGLSFGSAVTYGELLSELERLVADSPPEQQAGVEALRYMARRTAGTIVRNAATVAGNTMLVVRHIREGEPFPSDMFTALASLDAAVEVSLDGGKSIELPILEFAHQYQDSKELQDGVLKRYHVRWTKPNEYARTYKTALREENAHSIVNAGLRIRFTDGGTVEDAAIVLGGIGPVAFHARSAEKFLIGRAWDDKSLKQTLKRVRDDVAANFRKNRKRMRGLPYEGFTEEYRTHLAESFFYQFFVHVAEKRAPGSIPPDLRSAGERPVRPVSKGKQSYEKYKDEYPVDLPLVKLAAFLQATGEACYTQDIAGPERTMESAVVTSSQTLASIAYRIPDGDSYCPVDVDGLIAYLKTRYTGFQDYVTASDIPKGGSQSAEDPIFATDKVTYFGQCIGVVLATNEQLAIDIAHFISTSCIEYTPAGTAILTIADAIRKKSIFKDLPPYPVHIWKIRRPASDISWTKADKAVIDGIPCRVVRGTQLSGSQIHFYMETQACVAVPGERDEMVVYPSSQSPDSVQGGVRGILAVPASHVDVKIQRVGGGYGGKTTRSPYVASAVAVAAWKHHRPVRLAVRRENDSAMIGHRHPLFSKYAIAIADTSDPHEKGRILGISTDFHADGGATYDCSFVVMDCIQLRCDSAYMVPNYQTSGDVCQTNKASNTAMRSMGLVQGMLAQEDAIEAAAHRIGMLAEDVRAKNLYQQGQLTPFGQVVDYCYLDEVWKRIAKLSDFDRRRAKVEQFNQQNRWRKRGISMIPVKYGSGYNAAFLEQAGALVEVYDEDGSVLLRHGGVEMGQGLLTKVAQIAARELNLPLSLIETSALDTQVVPNPISTGASTGTAFNGAAVQEACRVLRRRLEDYCLDLLQQNGPAKCKKQGINFWDYSEGWKATVEVQGHPTLVWLNIVQAADNDRINLSSQVRFVQQGGEAIDSGLIFKQDASKPVSETVNHFTGFTFSAACTEVEIDVLTGETTVLRADLVYDMGKSLNPAIDIGQVEGAYVQGLGYVLTEDVIFQPDGPARGALNTDNTWRYKVPATTTIPLEFNVDLFPRSDAPEVPENPYDLLSSKEVGEPPLVLAITAYFALKHAVLAARRDRGHPEWFFLEAPATVQRVREACLVEIIDLRV is encoded by the coding sequence ATGTCATCAACCCCTGAGACCGCCGGGCAATTCGCCGCCGATTTACGGTTCTGTCTGAACGGGTCAGACCTCGTCATCGAGTCAGTCGATCCCACGGTTCTGCTGGTGGACTGGCTGCGCTCTCCCAGCGTTGGTCTGACTGGCACAAAGAAGAGTTGCGCCCAGGGAGGCTGCGGCGCATGCACCGTGATGCTGTCCCGCTGGGATCAACCACAGGAACGTGTGGAATACCTGGCAATCAACTCGTGCCTTCGTCCGCTCTGTTCGTTGGATGGCATGGAAATCACCACCACGGAAGGCACGGGAAGCTGCCGCAGCAAACTCAGCCCCGTTCAGTACCGGATCGCAAAGGAGAACGGTTCTCAGTGCGGCTTCTGCACGCCCGGGTTCGTGATGAATATGCATGCGTTCCTCGCCACGAACCAGGAGCGGAACATGGGTCAGAAGGAGATCGAGGATCTCTTCGATGGCAACCTTTGCCGATGCACCGGGTACCGCGCGATTCTCTACGGCATGAAACACTTTGCCAGCGACTGGGGACCGGAAGACGAGGCCGGATGCTTGCACACCGTGGTTGACCCCGCCGAGCGCGTGCCGCATGCCCAGAAAGTGCACACATCTTTCCCCAGGGATTTGAAACGCCCTCCGCGCGCAGTGCACTACTCAAAGAACGGATACCACTGGTTTCGCCCCATCACCCTTGAACAGGTGCATGCCATCCTGGCCGAGCACGGGAGTATCGCGGAGGTGAAGCTCGTCGGCGGGAACACCTCGATCGGCGTGTACGACCGCTTTGTGGAAGATCCCCACGTGCTAATCGACATCTCCCAACTCGATGAGCTGCGTGGAATCGAAGTTGGGGAAGCCGGTCTCTCGTTCGGATCGGCAGTCACTTATGGCGAGCTCCTCAGCGAACTCGAGCGGCTGGTAGCAGACTCACCCCCCGAGCAACAGGCGGGCGTCGAAGCTCTGCGGTATATGGCGCGGCGGACCGCGGGCACGATAGTCCGCAACGCGGCTACGGTAGCCGGAAACACGATGCTGGTGGTGAGGCACATCCGGGAAGGCGAACCATTTCCTTCGGATATGTTCACTGCTCTCGCTTCGCTCGATGCCGCAGTCGAAGTCAGTCTCGACGGCGGAAAATCCATCGAGTTGCCGATCCTCGAGTTCGCTCACCAGTATCAGGATTCGAAGGAGCTACAAGACGGAGTACTGAAGCGCTATCACGTGCGGTGGACTAAACCGAATGAGTACGCCCGCACCTACAAGACTGCGCTGCGGGAAGAGAACGCGCATTCGATCGTGAACGCCGGCCTGCGGATCCGCTTCACCGATGGCGGCACGGTGGAAGACGCGGCCATCGTTCTGGGCGGCATCGGGCCGGTGGCCTTCCACGCGCGATCGGCCGAAAAGTTTCTGATCGGCAGGGCATGGGACGACAAGAGCTTGAAGCAAACGTTGAAGCGCGTGCGTGACGATGTTGCGGCGAATTTCAGGAAGAATCGGAAGCGCATGCGCGGGCTGCCCTATGAAGGATTCACCGAGGAGTACCGGACTCATCTGGCGGAGAGCTTCTTTTATCAGTTCTTTGTCCACGTTGCCGAGAAGCGCGCACCCGGCAGCATACCGCCGGACCTGCGATCGGCCGGCGAACGTCCCGTGCGCCCGGTCAGCAAGGGCAAACAGAGCTACGAAAAGTACAAGGACGAGTATCCGGTCGACCTGCCGCTCGTCAAGCTGGCCGCCTTCCTGCAAGCCACCGGCGAGGCGTGCTACACGCAGGACATCGCGGGGCCGGAGCGGACGATGGAATCCGCGGTGGTCACCAGCTCGCAGACGCTGGCCTCCATCGCCTATCGCATTCCCGACGGTGATAGCTATTGTCCGGTGGACGTCGACGGTCTGATTGCTTACTTAAAAACCCGGTATACCGGTTTTCAGGACTACGTCACTGCGAGCGACATCCCGAAAGGCGGCTCGCAAAGCGCTGAAGATCCCATCTTCGCAACAGACAAAGTCACCTACTTCGGACAGTGCATCGGCGTGGTGTTGGCAACAAACGAGCAACTCGCAATCGATATCGCCCATTTCATTTCAACCTCGTGCATCGAGTACACGCCGGCCGGGACCGCCATCCTGACCATAGCCGATGCCATTCGCAAGAAATCGATCTTCAAGGATTTGCCGCCGTATCCAGTCCACATCTGGAAGATTCGGCGGCCGGCCAGCGATATCTCGTGGACCAAAGCCGACAAGGCGGTCATCGACGGAATCCCCTGCCGGGTGGTCAGGGGGACACAGTTAAGCGGCTCGCAGATTCACTTCTACATGGAGACGCAGGCGTGCGTCGCCGTGCCGGGCGAGCGCGATGAGATGGTGGTCTACCCATCGAGCCAGAGTCCAGACTCCGTGCAAGGTGGCGTCCGCGGCATCCTGGCGGTCCCGGCCAGCCACGTCGACGTCAAGATCCAACGCGTGGGTGGTGGTTACGGCGGCAAGACCACCCGCTCCCCGTATGTAGCGTCCGCAGTGGCAGTCGCGGCCTGGAAGCATCATCGGCCGGTGCGGTTGGCCGTGCGCCGCGAAAACGACAGCGCAATGATCGGCCACCGCCACCCCCTGTTCAGTAAGTACGCCATAGCCATCGCCGATACCAGCGACCCCCACGAGAAGGGCCGCATCCTGGGTATCTCGACTGATTTCCATGCCGATGGCGGCGCTACCTACGACTGTTCGTTCGTGGTGATGGACTGCATTCAGCTCCGCTGCGACAGCGCGTACATGGTTCCCAACTATCAAACCTCGGGAGATGTCTGCCAAACAAACAAAGCGAGCAACACCGCAATGCGTTCGATGGGTTTGGTGCAGGGAATGCTGGCGCAGGAGGACGCGATTGAAGCGGCCGCGCACCGCATAGGGATGCTTGCCGAAGACGTCCGCGCAAAGAACCTCTACCAGCAAGGGCAGTTGACACCCTTCGGACAAGTCGTGGACTACTGTTATCTCGACGAGGTCTGGAAGCGCATAGCGAAGCTTTCCGATTTCGATCGCCGTCGCGCCAAGGTCGAGCAGTTCAACCAACAAAACCGCTGGCGCAAGCGGGGCATCTCGATGATTCCGGTGAAATACGGCAGTGGCTACAACGCGGCGTTTCTCGAGCAGGCCGGTGCGCTCGTGGAGGTCTATGACGAGGACGGCAGCGTCCTCCTGCGCCACGGCGGCGTGGAGATGGGTCAGGGGCTGCTGACGAAGGTCGCGCAGATCGCCGCGCGTGAACTGAACCTGCCGCTCTCGCTGATCGAGACCAGCGCGCTCGATACACAGGTGGTGCCCAATCCGATCAGCACCGGCGCCTCGACCGGCACGGCGTTCAACGGCGCCGCCGTCCAGGAGGCCTGCCGCGTTCTTCGCAGAAGGCTCGAGGATTACTGCCTCGACTTGCTGCAACAGAATGGGCCGGCGAAGTGCAAGAAGCAAGGCATCAACTTCTGGGACTACAGCGAAGGATGGAAGGCGACGGTTGAGGTCCAGGGTCACCCCACGCTGGTGTGGCTAAACATCGTCCAGGCGGCCGACAATGATCGCATAAATCTCTCTTCTCAGGTGCGCTTCGTGCAACAGGGCGGAGAAGCAATCGACTCCGGTTTGATCTTCAAGCAAGACGCTTCCAAACCGGTTTCCGAAACGGTCAATCACTTCACCGGGTTTACCTTCAGCGCTGCATGCACGGAAGTTGAAATCGATGTGCTCACCGGCGAAACCACCGTGCTGCGCGCCGACCTGGTATACGACATGGGCAAGAGTCTGAATCCGGCGATCGATATAGGTCAGGTCGAAGGCGCGTATGTCCAGGGTCTGGGATACGTGCTCACCGAGGATGTGATATTTCAACCGGACGGCCCCGCCCGCGGTGCGTTGAATACTGATAACACGTGGCGCTACAAGGTGCCGGCCACCACCACGATTCCGCTGGAATTCAACGTGGATCTGTTTCCGCGCTCGGATGCCCCGGAGGTCCCCGAGAACCCGTACGATCTGCTTTCGTCCAAGGAAGTCGGCGAGCCGCCGCTGGTACTGGCGATCACCGCGTACTTCGCGCTCAAGCACGCCGTCCTTGCCGCGCGGCGAGATCGTGGTCACCCGGAGTGGTTTTTCCTTGAAGCCCCGGCAACCGTTCAGCGCGTTCGCGAAGCGTGTCTGGTAGAAATCATCGATCTCAGAGTGTGA